TTTTTCAGAGAATCAGATGACCCCCATACCTTTGTGAACCTTCTTGTGTCGACTTCAAATCCGTATGCATTTTCTTGCTAGAACTATATCATTTATCACTTATCAGCAGATACATTCTCTATTACAGAGATCGTATAGACAATACCGTTTTGGTCAATCTCCTGTTTATGCAGTATGTGGCAGCTGCGGTCATCTGCGTACTATCCTGAGTATGGTATTGGTGCATTTGGAACATTACAACTAATGGGAAACAGGTAGACTGCATATCTTGTTTCCACATGCAAATCATGCGTGGAGCTGTTTGTTAGCTTATCGTTGATTTTACTTTTATCGGATTTCTTTCTCCAAATCCCATGGAAAATATTATCTTTTTTGTTGCTTTCTATTAATCTTAGAAATAATGAGGAATATTATCTTTTGTTGCTTCCTGTTAATTTTAGAAATAATGAGAATGAGGGAGTTAGTTCATCATTTTTGCAGGGTGCGCTCAGAAGAGTCTGGAGTCGTGGGTTTAAGATATGGTTCAGAGAGTATATCACTTGGTGCATCTTTTGTGCCATTTCCTTGTATGCATCTGTTTACAATTATCTTATAATTTATTCAATCATGATTAAAGATGGTATACCCTCTTTAATTTCAAGCCAATTTAATGGCTTTGCATACTTCCTTTTGCAGTATCCGGTGTGGTGCCGTATGGAGCATGGTTGGTTGGCAGAAAAGGGAATTTAAGTGCAGGAGTTCAATACAAGCCTCTTAGTGAGTGTTAACTTATATTGTCATAATAGTTGCGTTCTCAATTCTCTTAAAATTTGAGGTTGTTAGACACAGAATATCCaagcttctttttttattttttttctagaatacgtaggagagctgcgtatcattccaTTAAGAAGAGAATGAAAACGTTTTTTACAACGCGGGCCaaccgggcgcacgcacacggatACAAAATTCGAGATTCCCGTTACATGTTATTACAAGAGCACCCTAGGAAAGAAAATCCTGGAGAATAGTCTCCTAGCTGGTAGCAGCAACATGCCACCCGAGAGCTGCGAGGCAACGCGCCCCTGCTGCACACCAGAGAAGGGCTTCTTCAGTTATCGCCCGGTTAGCTGCGCTGGGGTTTTGTCCGTCGCCCTTGCAAAGACTCGatcgttcctttccttccaaaTCTTCCAAGAGACCAACATGAACGTTGAATCGAGGCCTCTTGTCCTGATGGCGTCGAGTCTGCTTCGCTTCTGTATCCACCATTCCATCAGAGAATCATTCAGAGCCGATGGGACGTCCGGAATGCCGATTATTTGGCTGACGGCCAACCACACCTGCTGAGTGTAGGTGCATCGCGCAAGGAGGTGTTCTGCCGTTTTAGGCGGATATATGCATTAAGGCGGATAACTTGTTTTCACATTCCACATGCTACATCATTCTTCTGACCTTCCAAGTTCATTGTGTAGTAGGGACAGAGACCTTTATGTTAATTGCAGCAGAAAGATGCTAAAGCATAAGTAGAATAATAGAAAATTGAATATAACAAACTGGCTATGACTTAATTTTATTCCTCATGCTATAGCATTCTTTTGAATTCAGTATTGATGTTTGGACCTCTATATCATAACTAAAAAGTTCCTTAAGAAATGGATGCGGTGTCATCAGCCCTAAAACTCTGAAGCTTTTGTAGATAACAGAATATTGAACAACTTGCTGTGAATATTCCTTAGGTTCCCCATCTGTGTTGGTTAATCTAGAGGCTGAAACTGTTGATGATTTATGTGGTACACTATTTGAATAATAGCTCCATTAGAGCATGGAGGTGGAGGATTGTACAATCTCATATTAATTTTGGGTTCTGATTGAAAGAGAGCAGTAAATAGTTGGCACTGAAACCATCTTGAAAAGTTTTTCGTATTTTCTTTTACTTAGGTCTGAAGTTTACTGTGTAGCTGGCTGTGGCTTTCCCTTTAAATTTCGCTTTGAGAAACTTTGCATATGCACAATCTTATTCACCGCTATGGAACAGTTTGCTGTTGCTGTGCTGTGGAACATCTACTTAATATCAGGGTTTTGCTGTTATAGCTCCACAAAAGAAGCTCTCAACTAGTTACAGCATTAAAAATTGAAACAATCAAGTTCTTTAGAAAGGCCACCGCAATAACTAATTGAGCCTGTGGGCAAAGTTTTATTAAGATCTCTAAGCAGCAGCTTTCTTGTGCTATTGAGACAAGGAGTGAAAATGCTTCTAAATtatagtttttaaaaaaaaagatattttccTGAAATATCATCTGTGCAGTTACTTGCACAACAGATATTTGCTTTTCCTGTGGTCttttttattaattaaaaaactTTGTGGGATTCTACTTTTGCTACTAGCTGTAATACTCCATTCTGTCTATCCTGTAACAGGTGGAAACAAAAATACTATGCCATTTACAGATCCGGAGAACTGGAATTGTGCAATCAGTTACAGTGTCGGGTCAACTAGCCCGCTCAGCCCTTTATCCACTTTTACCCTAGAGCTTGCCAGAAGTAAACAGGTTTGCTCTATTTatacttttgttttttattaacAAGCTTCACCTAGTTTATTACTTTTAAAAATATAGACGTTTCGGAGCTAATTAGCTTGccctaaacatcatatatttaaaactGCTTGCAATTGCGAGGATCTTTAGACAAGGTTATAGAGAAATTACTGCCTCGGATGGAATGATTGATATCTGGTTAATTAAATTAAGACATGAATTATAATATAGCTCTATAATACTATTCACATCAAACCATGTCATGAAATTACAATTCTGATCGTTATGTTTTCCTTTCGTTTGGGTAGCTATAGCCTATAGGAAAATAATTCTTTAAAGAAGCCATCTATTTAGGCAAAATATCAGGAAGCACAACATTTGCACAAATTAATTAGTCATTGATGGTCTTGGATAAAGAAAAAGTTTATAGACAACTAGTGTTGCCTCCCTGAAATATTTAATCTTATCTGCAATAACATTTTATTTTAATTGATGCGCAGCTAACAACATCATTCTATCAACACATGGTTGTTCAGAGAGGGGTAAGGGTTCTCTCTTTTCAAAGAATTTTTGATATTCAGGGAGAAAAGGTGGAATATCTtctatatatatagtatatTAGTATGCAAAACGTCAAGTCTGGATTCATCAGAGTTATAGATTTGTcatattaattaaaaatcattACTATTGTAGTGCATTTTGTACCACGTCATTGTCATGTTAGGTTCGACCAGTTCTTTTTTTCTGTTATCGAGATGATGCAGAGCCACATGTCTTTATATGAAATAGAGGAAAAGTTATAAATTTCATATTGGTAACCTGTTGTTGCCAGCAGCCCAGTATATTTTCATAGATTACACAATGGGCACACTAATGAACTAATGCCCCACCAGCTGGTGAGTGGACAACCCAAGCGAGCTTAGCTTGAGGAGAATAACATCAGATATATCTACCGGTACATTAATTTGAACTCCACCACAACTGAAACAGACGACAATACCTGGTTGGTATTCCATTCCATTGTAAATTGTTCTGTTAAAAAATATCTGTGCCACCAAGATATTTATTATTAAAACTCATTATTTTGAACTCAATACCAGAAGGTATATTTGCTTACTTGTTTTCCTGGTTGTGCACTCAGGTGGATATTTTTTGAATATGAACCGCCATCCAAGTTTTGAAATTTGAGAAAATTTTAACCGTATGTGTTGCTTATATAAACTAGGTAAAAAACCCTTCAGAAGATAAGGAGGTTGTTGAAATTACGAACTACATTGATTTTGGACTTGAGTTTACTGGAAGGTAAGCCTCAAGTAAAGGAATGTTACTCTGGTTTACATAAATACTACCCACTAACGCCATTTTTCATACTGTTTCAGGATTGATAAAGATAAACCAGAGAATGACAATTCCTTGTTTCAGTTAGCTGCAAGTTGGCAAGTTAATAAGAACTTCCTATTGAAGGTTAAGTAAATCTATCCATTTAGGCCTTCACGACTAGTCTATTAAGAGGGCATACAATGCATTCCCACTTCACGCTGCACCATGTGCATGCTTTACCTTAAGAATTTAAGATCTCTTTTTATTTGACAATAttctagaatcaaaatcagccTATATACGATTGTCTAGTGTGTGTGTAGCATCTGTGCTTGGGTGTGTTTGGGAGTAGGTCTATTAGCCTCCCGTTGTTCCCCCTCCCTCctttttaatgaaatgacacgcagctctacTGCGTCGTCCAAGGGAAAAAAGCCTAtatataattttctttttttctatattAACTCCATAGACCAGCTTTATATTTTACCACCCGGTATGCCACCCCTTCACTCCTTTTTTAGAGTTTCAGAAGCCATTAGGTGGGAAAAAAAAGGCAGGAATGTATTTTGCACAGTGTTATCTAGGTTAACATATTACTTCGTTTCTTGTAATGTTCATTGCTCTTTATTTACATATAGGGAAAGCTTGGTCCTTCCAAGTCTTCCGTAGTTCTGGCACTCAAATCATGGTGGAGACCATCGTTTACATTTAGTATCACAGGTATGCAAGCTATGCAAGACTTTgcatccttttatttttttcacacAAGAAAATCCATATACACCCACATCTATGCATACTGCTTTAGCAAAGGGTTCTCTTTAGTTTCTTTATTCAggtttactttatgttttgTCAGCAACAGTATCTTCCAAGtttgtacattttttttaaaaaaaattgcatgacAACTAGAAGTTTTGTGCATATGTTCTTATTCAGCCACACAAAACTTTAATCAAAGCACTAAGCTTCATATATTTTGCTCCAGTTATTATTTGTTCCAGTTTTTAAATTGTACTTTAGACAAGTCAAGTAGAAAATCCATATCGAACATGAAAGTAATTCTAATTGTGGTGTGGTTGCAACCTATGAATTGTTCACTTAACAGGACTCTCATTCGCTGGCCGCATTGACATTGTCCTTTTCTGTTTGCAGCTGTGAATGATCATTCAAAGGGTACAACATCATTTGGATTTGGCATTCGAACGGAGGATCTCAGACAACCCAGGTTCTGTATTTATCTTCTGAAGTTGGATTGTTAGTTTTATTAGCAATGTTGTGTACTGATAACTCATTGGTCATGAATGTCAACAACATGCAGTTACCAAAGAGCTGATCCAAACTACATCATGTTGACACCAAATATGGAACACTCATCGCAAGGAGCTGGGGAGCGACCCGTGTTCCAGGCGCGTTCAGGCAGCTATGATCATTTACCAACAGATTTGAGGCCTATTGACAGAATAATGTAACTCTGGGTTGCCTTTGGTAGTTGGTCATCTGGTTGTCAGAGTAGTTTAGTTTTTCTGCGAGTTGCTAGAGCTACAAAAGCCTGTAAATTATAGCACTCTTTCTTTTGTGTTAGGGATAAACCGAGAAGAATATATTTAGTAGCAAAAGTTTGATGTAAAATGGAACAGGATTGGTTTCCACTGGAAATGCTATAATCAGATCTCTTGTTATAGAGCCTGCATTTGATTGATTTCTCGTCTGATTTCCTCATGTTGCTTAGGCTGATGATTTATGTAACACATGGCTAGTCTTGTAACCGTTGTATTCTTATTAATTACCAAGTTACAGGAATATATATCTAGCAGCATTTCCGAGCGGAAGAAATGTTGTTGTGAAATGGACTAGAATAATGATGCTACGCTGGAAATGTCAAGTCACAACATATTTGAcagtcaatttttttttctgattgcaCAGTTACAATGGCGTTACAATGATTTACCAGCATGCTGTCAATCTGTAAGAACTGGAAGATACAGCCATCAGTTGATGATTTTGTTGTCGATGCCAGCATTTCATTTTTGTTTCCATCAGAACAGATAGGTGGTATGATAGATGTGACTAAGAACTTAACAGACTGATAATATTTGCAAGTTCCAGAAGTTTTATGCAGTGATTTTACGCATAATTGAGTATGCACTTAACAGACATAAATGCTGAAAAAAATAGTATATGGCAACTGGAAACTTAACAGACTGATGATGATTACATGTCGAAGTTTCAGATAGATTAAACGCATCTGAGTACTTAACATAGCCACAACATGCAGCTGCAGAAGACAAACAGATGACAAAACAGACTGACAAGTAGAAGTTCCAGCCTGATTCCGCAAATCCGAGTACTTTACCAGACTAAAATAGAGGGGCCAAATAACATGCAGAAAAGAAGTACAAACATAACCCAGAATCCTATTCCTCTCCAGAAAAACACAAATCAGATTCTAATAGTGAAACTGGCTTACAGATCTTCATGTGCAAGTTTCTCCCCATACCAATACTCCTCAAGAACCAGAATGCAACCACCATATCCTAAGCACTGCAAACTCCATCTCTAAAATGTGTGATAGTAACACACCAGCACCAGCATCCTCATGCCTGAGCCCACACCGCATAGAAGGGGTCGTCCAGTGACGAATCAATGGCAGCTCGGAAGCTCCAGCGTGGGGCGACCATACATATAGCAACTTCACCACTTCCACCTTCAGCTGACTCTCTGAAGCCC
This sequence is a window from Setaria italica strain Yugu1 chromosome III, Setaria_italica_v2.0, whole genome shotgun sequence. Protein-coding genes within it:
- the LOC101784163 gene encoding uncharacterized protein LOC101784163; the encoded protein is MGKATGQAQPRKERPPPKESMVLVPPLFDYPPIAARTRMSVPAYEVMFGKLSLQNLFEDYFDQSGNMTSRIMLKADPHADLIATVSAAADKKCGNVKGDALFHWQKESDDPHTFVNLLVSTSNPMWQLRSSAYYPEYGIGAFGTLQLMGNRVRSEESGVVGLRYGSESISLGASFVPFPLSGVVPYGAWLVGRKGNLSAGVQYKPLSGNKNTMPFTDPENWNCAISYSVGSTSPLSPLSTFTLELARSKQLTTSFYQHMVVQRGVKNPSEDKEVVEITNYIDFGLEFTGRIDKDKPENDNSLFQLAASWQVNKNFLLKGKLGPSKSSVVLALKSWWRPSFTFSITAVNDHSKGTTSFGFGIRTEDLRQPSYQRADPNYIMLTPNMEHSSQGAGERPVFQARSGSYDHLPTDLRPIDRIM